From the genome of Desulfobacterales bacterium, one region includes:
- a CDS encoding NTP transferase domain-containing protein gives MSATFALILAAGKGTRMKSEKAKVLHEVLFVPMVFHVLDAIAGLDLIRTMVVVGHQQDAVIKTLAGYDVEHVLQEEQLGTGHAARCAEPYLAGQQGTVLILCGDIPLIRSRTIDRMLAEHKQNSEPLTVMTTHLADPGNYGRIIRNAAGDLAGIVEQKDATPEERLIKEINAGIYCVELPFLFEALARVNTNNKQGEMYLTDIVAIAAKAGNKINTFSCEDALEVLGVNSRLELAEAHCELQRRHNEELMLSGVTLLAPETAFIQNGVIIGADTCINANVQITGNTKIGGNCTIGPNTVIHESRINDNVAVPPLSHVRNQVLT, from the coding sequence ATGTCAGCCACATTCGCCTTGATCCTGGCCGCTGGCAAGGGCACCCGCATGAAGTCGGAAAAGGCCAAGGTCCTGCACGAGGTCCTTTTCGTTCCCATGGTCTTCCATGTCCTTGACGCCATTGCCGGCCTGGATCTTATCCGGACCATGGTGGTGGTCGGCCACCAGCAGGATGCGGTGATCAAAACCCTGGCCGGTTATGACGTTGAGCATGTCCTGCAGGAAGAACAGCTCGGCACCGGTCATGCCGCCCGTTGCGCCGAGCCGTATCTCGCCGGTCAGCAAGGCACCGTGCTGATCCTCTGCGGTGACATCCCCCTGATCCGATCCCGGACCATAGACCGGATGCTCGCTGAGCATAAACAAAACAGCGAACCGCTCACGGTGATGACAACGCATCTTGCCGACCCCGGCAACTACGGCCGGATCATCCGCAACGCAGCCGGAGATCTTGCCGGCATAGTCGAGCAAAAGGACGCCACCCCGGAAGAACGGCTGATCAAGGAGATCAATGCCGGGATCTACTGCGTGGAACTGCCCTTTCTGTTCGAGGCCCTGGCCCGGGTGAACACCAACAATAAACAGGGCGAGATGTACCTTACCGACATCGTGGCCATTGCCGCGAAGGCGGGCAATAAAATAAATACCTTTTCCTGCGAAGATGCCCTGGAGGTGCTGGGGGTGAACTCCCGGCTCGAACTGGCCGAGGCGCATTGCGAGCTGCAGCGGCGCCACAATGAGGAACTGATGCTCTCCGGGGTCACCCTGCTCGCCCCGGAAACCGCCTTTATCCAGAACGGGGTCATTATCGGGGCTGATACCTGCATCAATGCCAATGTCCAGATCACCGGCAATACAAAAATCGGCGGCAACTGCACCATCGGCCCCAACACGGTCATCCACGAGAGCCGGATCAACGACAACGTCGCCGTCCCACCCCTGTCCCATGTCCGCAATCAGGTGTTGACCTAA
- a CDS encoding YfiM family protein has product MRFLPVTVMLLTIFLSSPLLARDVKGGYYSAPIDDVRESFEDRSPLTRRLSERFANMSKEKKALYLNLAGTTGILAHAVLVWGASPARYFKTTSEGWFDADTGYGGADKLGHFYTGYVVGDIFSYAYDSWGFDRRKSSIFSFLSSVLCTTLGEIADGFSDYGLSHEDIIANVSGAAASYVLHENPWLSDKIDLRLEYKLSGFSLSTTDYDQMKYLIALKAEGFDWIKNEQLKFAELYFGYYTRGFVNDEPSRERIPYLGIGFNLSRFFRNKNKPLSTLFTYYQLPYSYLEAGRPMTSRH; this is encoded by the coding sequence ATGCGGTTTCTTCCTGTAACAGTAATGCTGCTCACCATCTTCCTCTCCTCTCCGCTATTGGCCCGGGACGTTAAGGGCGGTTACTATTCCGCGCCCATTGATGATGTCCGTGAGTCCTTTGAGGACAGATCGCCGCTGACCAGGCGACTCTCCGAGAGGTTTGCAAATATGAGCAAGGAAAAAAAGGCGCTCTATTTGAACCTGGCCGGTACAACTGGAATCCTGGCCCATGCGGTTCTCGTCTGGGGCGCCAGCCCGGCCAGGTATTTCAAAACCACCTCGGAAGGATGGTTCGACGCTGATACGGGTTACGGCGGCGCTGATAAACTCGGCCATTTTTATACCGGGTATGTGGTGGGAGATATTTTCAGCTATGCCTATGATTCGTGGGGGTTTGACCGACGAAAATCCAGCATTTTTTCTTTTCTTTCGTCAGTCCTCTGTACCACGTTGGGGGAAATTGCCGATGGCTTCAGCGATTACGGGCTGTCCCACGAGGATATAATCGCCAACGTCAGCGGGGCCGCGGCAAGCTATGTCCTGCATGAAAATCCCTGGTTATCGGACAAGATTGACCTGAGACTGGAATATAAGCTCTCGGGATTCTCTCTTTCCACCACCGATTACGACCAGATGAAGTATCTGATCGCCTTAAAGGCCGAGGGGTTTGACTGGATTAAAAACGAGCAGCTCAAATTTGCCGAGTTGTATTTTGGTTATTATACCCGTGGTTTTGTAAACGATGAACCATCCCGGGAAAGAATCCCGTACCTTGGTATAGGTTTCAACCTGTCCCGTTTTTTCCGCAATAAAAACAAGCCGCTTTCAACGTTATTTACTTATTACCAGCTTCCCTATAGCTACCTGGAAGCAGGCAGGCCCATGACCAGCCGTCACTAA
- a CDS encoding phosphatase PAP2 family protein, with protein MLFLDKDRCRINVPQAWAGFIVVLLLCGLSMIFVDRQVLLLVHQHLPAGWQQFFERVTRLGKGDIWISSSLCIAAGAYLLQRYGKDPGLRRRCAAISGKAFFVFLSIVFSGLLLNLVKTMIGRYRPRYFLADNLYGFQPFNFDFGMNGFPSGHSQTAWALMISLSLLFPRYTAAFVFFAALVSASRVFVSAHFVSDILMGSYMGMFLTLYLYTRLVKKGYLVPGQ; from the coding sequence ATGCTTTTCCTGGACAAGGACCGTTGCCGGATCAATGTTCCCCAGGCCTGGGCCGGTTTTATCGTTGTGCTGCTGCTCTGCGGGCTCAGCATGATCTTTGTCGACCGCCAGGTTCTGCTGCTGGTCCACCAGCATCTGCCGGCCGGCTGGCAACAGTTCTTTGAAAGGGTTACCCGGCTGGGCAAGGGCGACATCTGGATAAGCTCTTCTCTCTGTATTGCCGCGGGGGCCTATCTCCTGCAGCGGTATGGGAAAGATCCCGGCCTGCGCCGGCGCTGCGCCGCGATCAGCGGAAAGGCGTTTTTTGTCTTTCTGTCGATCGTTTTCTCCGGCCTGCTGCTCAACCTTGTCAAGACGATGATCGGCCGGTACCGGCCGCGTTATTTTTTAGCCGACAACCTGTACGGGTTTCAGCCCTTTAATTTCGACTTCGGGATGAACGGCTTTCCCTCCGGCCATTCCCAGACCGCCTGGGCCCTGATGATTTCGCTGTCGCTGCTGTTTCCCAGATACACCGCGGCCTTTGTCTTTTTTGCCGCCCTGGTGTCTGCCAGCCGGGTCTTTGTTTCGGCCCACTTTGTCAGCGACATCCTGATGGGGTCTTACATGGGAATGTTCCTGACCCTGTACCTTTACACCCGGCTTGTCAAAAAGGGCTATCTGGTTCCAGGGCAATGA
- a CDS encoding glycosyltransferase family 39 protein, whose translation MHSTVKEHSGLLFFLAGITLLRLLVIPRFGLGVDEAHYVLYGRYLDLSYFDHPPLIGWVQYVFTSLFGENEFGARIAAVLIGGIVSVLIYRFILAIARDRYQALFCTVALNASFLFNALFIMLMPDTLLFILIIPLIHTVIAVEQENTVGNWLRLGLLLGLAGLAKYTAVLFLPPIALYFIFRRRFDLLFTPKLLPGALLALLLISPVLVWNARHDWISFAYQARHVAGSDAVSWGKFGLSLGAQFVAYSPLLLPIAFFGLYKALRSKEKTLFLSALFGVVLIGFFTYASFYERALPHWTSPFYLLFIPIGSYYLLQAGSGWKKYLYGAVAISMTLSLLAYGELSLKLIPFKDYQATIHRDIYGFDTIMEEAAALIDDPAREAMAVTNWTLASRAIFYNPSPEIDLFLIDNRDDQFDLWQKSSPIGRDLLFINTHFFNKDINATMRCSAVEQAKTIDIYLHNKVNSVDYVWCRNFQGLR comes from the coding sequence ATGCATTCAACAGTCAAGGAACACTCTGGCCTGCTTTTTTTTCTGGCCGGGATCACCCTGCTGCGCCTGCTGGTCATTCCCCGGTTCGGCCTCGGGGTGGATGAGGCCCATTATGTCCTTTACGGCCGCTATCTGGATCTAAGCTATTTTGATCATCCGCCCCTGATCGGCTGGGTGCAGTATGTTTTCACCTCGCTGTTCGGTGAGAACGAGTTCGGCGCCAGGATAGCCGCGGTCCTGATCGGCGGCATTGTTTCGGTCCTGATCTACCGTTTCATCCTGGCCATTGCCAGGGACCGGTACCAGGCGCTGTTCTGTACGGTTGCGTTGAACGCCTCTTTTCTGTTCAACGCACTTTTTATAATGTTGATGCCGGACACCCTGCTCTTCATACTCATCATCCCGCTTATCCATACCGTTATTGCCGTTGAACAAGAAAATACCGTTGGCAACTGGCTCCGGCTGGGCCTGTTGCTGGGGCTCGCCGGGCTGGCCAAGTATACCGCGGTCCTGTTTCTGCCCCCGATTGCGCTCTATTTTATTTTCCGTAGACGGTTTGACCTGCTCTTCACCCCGAAGCTGCTCCCCGGTGCGCTGCTGGCACTGTTGCTGATCAGTCCGGTGCTGGTGTGGAACGCCCGGCACGACTGGATAAGCTTTGCCTACCAGGCCCGGCACGTGGCCGGCTCGGATGCGGTCAGCTGGGGAAAATTCGGCCTGTCGCTGGGTGCCCAGTTTGTTGCATATAGCCCCCTGTTGTTGCCAATAGCTTTTTTCGGGCTCTATAAGGCGCTTCGTTCCAAGGAGAAGACCCTCTTTCTAAGCGCCCTCTTCGGGGTGGTGCTCATCGGCTTCTTCACCTATGCCTCGTTTTATGAGCGGGCCCTGCCGCACTGGACATCGCCTTTTTATCTGCTCTTCATCCCGATCGGCAGCTATTATCTTCTCCAGGCCGGCAGTGGCTGGAAAAAATACCTTTACGGGGCCGTGGCAATCTCCATGACCCTCTCATTGCTGGCCTATGGTGAACTTTCCCTTAAACTCATCCCGTTCAAGGACTATCAGGCAACCATCCACCGTGATATTTACGGGTTTGACACCATCATGGAGGAGGCGGCGGCGTTGATCGATGATCCGGCCCGGGAGGCAATGGCGGTGACCAACTGGACCCTGGCCTCGCGGGCCATTTTTTATAATCCATCCCCTGAAATCGATCTTTTCCTGATCGATAACCGTGACGACCAGTTTGATCTCTGGCAGAAATCTTCACCGATCGGCCGCGACCTGCTCTTTATCAATACCCATTTCTTTAATAAGGATATCAATGCGACCATGCGCTGCAGTGCGGTGGAGCAGGCCAAAACCATTGATATTTACCTGCATAACAAGGTGAATAGCGTTGATTATGTCTGGTGCCGCAACTTTCAGGGGTTACGATAG